In Cucurbita pepo subsp. pepo cultivar mu-cu-16 unplaced genomic scaffold, ASM280686v2 Cp4.1_scaffold001139, whole genome shotgun sequence, a single genomic region encodes these proteins:
- the LOC111786171 gene encoding reticulon-like protein B8 — protein MSENVTAKDLPQNFSEAPAERGHKAESVSSSSSVPGRDKRIFGRKKSVHHLLGGGKSADVLLWKNKKISASVLTSATIIWILFEWLSYHFLTIVCFALVLGMLFQFIWTNTSGFLDRTSSNVPHLDLPEELFVEIAVSFGAEANRALHFLQDIACNGDLKQFLGAVVSLWAGAVISSWSNFITVLYVGFVAAHTLPILYEKYEDEVDTFAFNVFDQLCGHFQKLDSNVLSKIPRGGPLPEKKHE, from the exons ATGTCTGAGAATGTAACTGCTAAGGATCTTCCTCAGAATTTTTCTGAAGCTCCTGCTGAACGTGGTCATAAGGCAGAATCAGTATCGTCATCAAGTTCAGTGCCTGGTCGGGACAAGCGGATATTTGGACGAAAAAAGTCCGTTCACCATCTTCTCGGGGGCGGAAAAT CTGCTGATGTGCTGCtatggaagaacaagaaaatctCAGCTAGTGTTTTGACTAGTGCAACTATTATTTGGATACTGTTTGAATGGCTTAGTTACCACTTCTTGACTATTGTTTGCTTTGCTCTGGTTCTTGGTATGTTGTTTCAGTTTATATGGACAAATACCTCAGGATTTCTGGACAG AACATCGTCTAATGTTCCTCACCTCGATCTTCCTGAGGAACTATTTGTCGAAATTGCTGTCTCATTTGGTGCCGAGGCTAACCGAGCTCTTCATTTTCTCCAAGATATTGCTTGTAATGGAGATTTGAAACAATTCCTTGGG GCTGTAGTAAGCTTGTGGGCTGGTGCTGTGATTAGTAGCTGGTCCAATTTCATTACTGTCTTGTATGTTG GTTTCGTTGCAGCCCATACGCTTCCAATTCTGTACGAGAAATACGAAGATGAAGTCGACACCTTCGCATTCAACGTCTTTGACCAGCTTTGTGGTCACTTCCAGAAGTTGGATTCCAATGTCCTTAGCAAGATCCCCAGAGGAGGACCATTACCAGAAAAGAAGCATGAATAG